A stretch of the Candidatus Cloacimonadota bacterium genome encodes the following:
- a CDS encoding C25 family cysteine peptidase: MKKFLLFLSLSMLLVFGLAAETTTLGGGSNSVTVLSSSGSETVLQYQIGRFEQTRVQIGGEDWYHINLPKEGITQDKGAPQLPVFNRSIIIDPTARMRLELSDVQYQDFPVAVAPSKGVITRDIDPATVPYSFGDVYQRDEFYPQNVAELSEPYIMRDFRGIVVQTTPFAYNPKTKTLRVYTSYKVRVYASGQDTVNTLTTDRSSISRDFVSLYENRFLNWDSFRYTPVDDSFGKLLVICHTNYMSTILPYVNWKIQKGIPTELVQWSTIGTTAAQLQTYIQNRYNADSELTYVQLVGDAPQIPSLSSGGGGSDPTFSLVAGSDNYPDIFIGRFSAETTAQVTAQINKAIAYERDVTTSDTWLSRAMGIASAEGGGSLGDEGESDIVHMNNIRTDLLGYGYTSIDQIYDPGASASTVTTNVNAGRGFINYVGHGADTYWVTTGFSNTNATALTNGTKTPFIMDVACVNGNFVSITCFAEAWQRNANGGSVAIYASSINQSWNSPMRAEDEVTDLLIAEAKYTVGGLYYNGSCEMMDVYGTDGVNMFKTWHIFGDASLSSRTKTPIAMSVTHPSNITSGTTSVSVSTGVNNTLVAITYNNVIYGRAFTNSSGNATITLTSPPTGVLNYTITATAHNRVTYVGTIAQTVASGPWMEVTAANFDDANNDVPEYNESGYFDVTFKNSGTSAASSVSATLSCATSGITVTDASHSISSLAAGASTTADNAYAIAIANNVANGTVAEFTVIMTMSGYGPWTYNFSKTINAPALAFGNMTISDLSGDNDGLLDPGETATIAIVLNNTGAAASLAGTGTLSCGTSGITVVNGSASFSAISAGGYATLSFTVTAASSMTEGTLAAFVFNAVAGQYSANTTVNVEVGAPLEVIIGNGTSTQSYPIDRYYNYSGHEAIYLASEIGTPGTIKSIGFYKASGTDVNTIEAVTVYMKNTSSTTLSTGNYSTSGYTQVYSGIWPNTATSGWMEVNLQNQFAYDGSNLSILTIKGYQSYITSYPYWTYTTASATRARQNRSDSSQPTSLTASTNLPNLKLKLFPAAGILYPPQNLAATATHGSVTLTWQAPVSGTPNGYKVYKNNAALSTVTALTYTDTAVTDGTTYSYKVSALYGSDESDPAATVTATPNMHAPTNLVATGGNSVVMLSWTAATGREAEDTFTLGSKDRAISSYRIYRNGAVLTTVTGTSYNDTGVTNGTTYNYYVTTLYTNPTGESAASNTASATPNAVTEAIIGSGTGSNGTTIACPINVYYESLHGQSVFTAAELTAAGVTGPIQITQIGFNVTGLPTLAMPNFVVRMGHTTSANVASWISTGLTQVWSSASYLPTNTGWNMLTLATPFTWNGTDNILIDTAFGDIGDWEQSGTTQYTNVTNGYRYVRSDDADQTDVFTGGSTSTYRPNVKLVLLPQVTGPAIAVNPASVSETAVEGNSTTATVTVTNSGTAALTWSTPSSFAAWGTVSPASGTVAAGGNTVLTLTLNAAALTAGSYNANMVITSNAANTPSLTVPVSLTVEAYVEPSDIRFIAEWEPATGTIIAYSGGFGLPYSMIADLSTRGEVYVLVTSSTQSTASSLLSSNGVTMSNVSFIVRDGVNTYWTRDYGPWSIFDANGEMAIVDFRYNRVRPYDDAVNAVLDDEFGFGYYYMPMVATGGNVMTDGQGKMMSTTLIQNENDGVQTAAVTEYDYTLAEIADVVEQYLGVDEYFMYTDPLSNSSIDHIDCHAKLLDVDKVMIARVPVGHANYTALENVVDYWETKTSSYGTPYQIFRVDQTSSNEPYANSFIFNNKIYVPQASSTASAADLAAIAAYQAAMPGYTVQGYYNSSFISDDAAHCRVNTVFDEQMIHLAHVQPTSATANSNVTIDVEISHSNPLNTSSTYIAYRHSTTGQWLTVPLTLVSGDDWTASVPTPAYGEILYYYILATDNTARTAKMPLCGADDPLELLVDTAGSNTAPTIALPASFTFAEDGSLVVDFSQYVDDVDSDPLTLSYSGDDQVNVAINGLSVTFTADADWYGTDNISFTVSDGTDSASDNVNVIVTSVTDPAVMVVAPLSLAYGEDEVGSTSVKTFTITNTGEAALNGSITTPTGYSVAEAGRSESLITEAGENLKTERNTLSFSVASGVTETYNLTFAPTAAIAYNGNVTVSGNDPDNSSDLITITGLGHITNTAPTIALPASFSFEEDGSLVVDFGQYVEDGQTPDSGLSLSVSGNSNVTVIIDGLSGTFSALENWNGTETLTFTIGDGELSSSDDVNVIVTPVNDVPTIALPASFSFEEDGSLVVDFSGYVIDVDGDPLNLSVSGTSNVTVSIDELSVTFGAPENWNGTETLTFTIGDGTLSASDAVSVIVAPINDAPTIALPETFEFDQNGSLVVDFSQYLDDIDGDALSLSSSGNSNVMVNIVGLSVTFTAPTDWIGTETLAFTVSDGSASAQDEADVTVILTHLDTPMITSIVKTATGIQIEWQPVANARSYRVYRSFDPYGDYTDFRGTTALTEFVDSDMDVYPYAFYKIVATDLEYESK, from the coding sequence ATGAAAAAATTCCTGTTGTTCCTGTCTCTAAGCATGCTGCTTGTATTTGGCTTGGCAGCGGAGACGACCACCCTCGGAGGCGGCAGCAATTCCGTCACCGTGCTATCTTCTTCAGGATCCGAGACCGTGCTGCAGTATCAGATCGGCAGATTTGAGCAAACTCGGGTTCAGATCGGGGGCGAGGATTGGTATCACATCAACCTGCCCAAGGAAGGGATCACCCAAGACAAGGGTGCCCCCCAGCTGCCGGTCTTCAACCGCAGCATCATCATCGACCCCACTGCCCGGATGAGACTTGAGCTCTCGGACGTGCAGTACCAGGATTTTCCCGTCGCCGTGGCCCCGTCCAAAGGGGTCATCACCCGCGACATCGATCCGGCTACCGTCCCGTACAGCTTTGGGGATGTGTATCAGCGGGACGAGTTTTACCCGCAAAATGTGGCGGAACTTTCCGAACCCTACATCATGAGGGATTTCCGGGGCATCGTGGTGCAAACCACGCCTTTCGCCTACAATCCCAAAACCAAAACTTTGCGTGTTTACACCTCCTACAAGGTCCGCGTTTATGCCAGCGGCCAGGATACCGTGAATACCCTCACCACCGACAGAAGCAGCATCTCCCGTGATTTTGTTTCGCTCTATGAAAACCGTTTCCTGAACTGGGACAGCTTCCGCTACACCCCGGTGGACGACAGCTTCGGCAAGCTGCTGGTGATCTGCCACACCAACTACATGAGCACCATCCTGCCCTATGTAAATTGGAAGATCCAGAAAGGCATCCCCACGGAACTGGTGCAGTGGTCCACCATCGGCACCACCGCCGCCCAGCTGCAAACCTACATCCAGAACCGCTACAACGCGGACAGTGAACTCACCTATGTGCAGCTGGTTGGCGACGCGCCCCAGATCCCTTCCCTGTCTTCCGGCGGCGGCGGTTCCGACCCCACTTTCTCCTTGGTTGCTGGTTCGGATAACTATCCTGATATCTTCATCGGCCGTTTTTCCGCCGAAACCACAGCCCAAGTCACAGCCCAGATCAATAAGGCCATCGCTTATGAGCGGGATGTGACCACCTCCGACACCTGGCTGAGCCGGGCCATGGGCATCGCTTCCGCTGAAGGCGGCGGCTCGCTCGGTGATGAAGGCGAATCCGACATCGTTCATATGAACAACATTCGCACCGATCTGCTCGGTTACGGTTATACATCTATTGACCAGATCTACGATCCGGGCGCTTCGGCTTCCACCGTGACCACCAACGTCAATGCCGGCCGCGGTTTCATTAACTACGTGGGCCACGGCGCTGACACCTACTGGGTCACCACCGGGTTTAGCAATACCAATGCCACAGCGCTCACAAACGGCACTAAGACACCTTTCATCATGGACGTGGCCTGCGTGAACGGCAATTTCGTCTCCATCACCTGTTTCGCGGAAGCCTGGCAGCGCAACGCCAATGGCGGTTCCGTAGCCATCTACGCCAGTTCCATCAACCAAAGCTGGAACTCACCCATGCGCGCTGAGGATGAGGTGACCGACCTGCTCATCGCGGAAGCCAAATACACCGTGGGTGGCCTCTACTACAACGGCTCCTGCGAGATGATGGATGTTTATGGCACCGACGGCGTGAACATGTTCAAGACCTGGCACATCTTTGGTGACGCCAGCCTCTCCTCACGCACCAAGACCCCCATCGCCATGAGCGTTACCCATCCCTCCAACATCACCTCCGGCACCACCTCCGTGAGCGTTTCCACCGGGGTCAACAACACCTTGGTGGCCATCACCTACAACAACGTGATCTACGGCCGCGCCTTCACCAACAGCTCCGGCAACGCCACCATCACGCTCACCAGCCCGCCCACCGGAGTTTTGAACTACACCATCACGGCCACCGCGCACAACCGCGTGACCTATGTGGGCACCATTGCCCAGACCGTGGCCTCCGGACCCTGGATGGAAGTGACCGCCGCGAACTTTGACGACGCCAACAACGACGTTCCCGAATACAACGAAAGCGGCTACTTCGACGTTACCTTCAAGAACTCCGGCACCAGCGCCGCCTCCAGCGTTTCCGCCACCCTGAGCTGCGCCACCAGCGGGATCACCGTCACCGACGCCAGCCACAGCATCAGCAGTTTGGCTGCCGGCGCTTCCACAACCGCGGACAACGCCTACGCCATCGCGATAGCCAACAACGTGGCCAACGGCACCGTGGCGGAGTTCACTGTAATCATGACCATGAGCGGATACGGCCCCTGGACCTACAACTTCAGCAAGACCATCAACGCCCCCGCCCTGGCCTTTGGCAACATGACCATCAGCGATCTCAGCGGCGACAACGACGGCCTGCTCGATCCGGGCGAAACCGCCACCATCGCCATCGTGCTGAACAACACAGGCGCGGCGGCCTCCCTGGCCGGCACCGGAACCCTGAGCTGCGGCACCTCCGGCATCACCGTGGTGAACGGCAGCGCCAGCTTCAGCGCCATCTCCGCCGGCGGCTACGCCACCCTCAGCTTCACGGTGACAGCTGCCTCCTCCATGACGGAAGGCACTCTGGCAGCTTTCGTCTTCAACGCCGTGGCGGGTCAGTACAGCGCCAACACCACCGTGAACGTGGAAGTGGGCGCTCCGCTGGAAGTGATCATCGGCAATGGCACCTCCACCCAGAGCTACCCCATCGACCGCTACTACAACTACTCCGGCCACGAGGCCATCTACCTCGCCTCCGAGATCGGCACTCCCGGCACCATCAAATCGATCGGGTTCTACAAAGCCAGCGGCACCGACGTGAACACCATAGAGGCCGTCACCGTCTATATGAAGAACACCAGTTCCACCACGCTGTCCACCGGCAATTATTCCACCAGCGGTTACACCCAGGTTTACAGCGGCATCTGGCCTAACACCGCCACCAGCGGCTGGATGGAGGTGAACCTGCAGAACCAGTTTGCCTATGACGGCAGCAACCTCTCCATCCTCACCATCAAGGGATATCAGTCCTATATAACCAGTTATCCATACTGGACCTACACCACCGCTTCCGCCACCCGGGCCAGGCAGAACCGCAGCGACAGCTCTCAACCCACTTCACTGACGGCATCAACCAACCTGCCTAACCTGAAGCTGAAGCTCTTCCCCGCCGCCGGCATACTCTATCCGCCGCAGAACCTGGCTGCCACGGCAACCCACGGGTCGGTAACCCTCACCTGGCAGGCCCCGGTGAGCGGAACCCCCAACGGCTACAAGGTCTATAAGAACAACGCCGCCCTCAGCACTGTGACCGCGCTCACTTACACGGATACGGCCGTAACCGACGGCACCACCTACAGCTACAAAGTCTCCGCCCTCTACGGCAGCGACGAATCCGATCCCGCGGCCACCGTGACCGCCACCCCCAACATGCACGCGCCCACCAACTTGGTCGCCACCGGCGGCAACTCTGTGGTAATGCTTTCCTGGACGGCCGCGACCGGACGCGAAGCTGAGGATACTTTCACCCTTGGTTCCAAAGACCGCGCCATCAGCAGTTACCGGATCTACCGGAACGGCGCCGTCCTCACCACCGTGACAGGGACTTCCTACAACGATACCGGAGTCACCAACGGCACCACTTATAACTACTACGTGACCACCCTCTACACAAACCCAACGGGTGAATCCGCGGCCTCGAACACCGCCTCGGCCACCCCCAACGCGGTCACCGAAGCCATCATCGGCAGCGGGACCGGCTCCAACGGTACCACGATCGCCTGCCCCATCAACGTATATTATGAAAGCCTGCACGGGCAATCTGTCTTTACCGCGGCAGAACTGACCGCCGCCGGTGTGACCGGTCCCATCCAGATCACACAAATCGGCTTCAACGTGACCGGTCTGCCCACCCTGGCCATGCCGAATTTCGTGGTCCGCATGGGACACACCACTTCCGCCAACGTGGCCAGCTGGATCTCAACCGGCCTTACCCAAGTCTGGTCTTCTGCATCATATCTGCCCACCAATACTGGCTGGAATATGCTGACTCTCGCCACTCCCTTCACCTGGAACGGCACCGACAATATCCTGATCGACACCGCCTTCGGCGACATCGGTGACTGGGAGCAGAGCGGTACCACCCAATACACCAATGTCACCAACGGTTATCGTTACGTGCGCTCCGACGACGCGGACCAGACAGACGTCTTCACCGGCGGCTCCACCTCCACCTACCGTCCCAACGTCAAGCTGGTCCTGCTTCCGCAGGTCACCGGACCCGCCATCGCGGTCAACCCGGCCTCCGTTTCGGAAACGGCGGTGGAAGGCAACAGCACCACAGCCACGGTGACCGTGACCAACTCCGGCACGGCCGCCCTGACCTGGAGCACGCCTTCCAGCTTTGCGGCCTGGGGAACGGTTAGCCCCGCCTCCGGAACCGTCGCGGCCGGCGGCAACACCGTGCTGACCCTCACCCTGAACGCCGCGGCGCTTACGGCCGGCAGCTACAACGCCAATATGGTGATCACATCCAACGCGGCCAACACCCCCAGCCTCACCGTTCCGGTCAGCTTAACCGTGGAAGCCTATGTGGAGCCCAGCGATATCCGCTTCATCGCGGAATGGGAACCCGCCACCGGCACCATCATTGCCTACTCCGGAGGTTTCGGCCTGCCCTATTCCATGATCGCCGACCTCTCCACCCGCGGCGAAGTTTACGTTTTGGTCACCTCCAGCACCCAGAGCACAGCTAGCAGCCTGCTCTCCTCCAACGGCGTGACCATGAGCAACGTCAGCTTCATCGTCCGCGACGGAGTCAACACCTACTGGACCCGCGACTACGGCCCCTGGAGCATCTTCGACGCCAACGGCGAGATGGCCATTGTGGACTTCCGCTACAACCGGGTCCGGCCCTATGACGATGCAGTCAACGCGGTGCTGGATGACGAGTTTGGCTTCGGTTATTATTACATGCCCATGGTGGCCACCGGCGGCAACGTGATGACCGACGGCCAGGGCAAGATGATGTCCACCACCCTCATCCAGAATGAGAACGACGGCGTGCAGACAGCCGCGGTCACCGAATACGACTACACTCTGGCCGAGATCGCAGACGTGGTGGAGCAGTATCTGGGCGTGGACGAGTACTTCATGTACACGGACCCTCTTTCCAACTCCTCCATCGACCACATCGACTGCCACGCCAAACTGCTGGATGTGGACAAGGTCATGATCGCGCGCGTGCCGGTTGGCCATGCCAACTACACCGCGCTGGAAAATGTAGTGGATTATTGGGAGACCAAGACCTCCAGCTACGGCACTCCTTACCAGATCTTCCGCGTTGACCAGACCAGCAGCAACGAACCCTACGCCAACTCCTTCATCTTCAACAACAAGATCTACGTCCCGCAGGCAAGTTCGACTGCCTCCGCGGCTGACCTGGCCGCCATCGCAGCTTACCAGGCCGCCATGCCCGGCTACACCGTGCAGGGCTACTACAACAGCTCCTTCATATCCGACGACGCCGCCCACTGCCGTGTGAACACTGTCTTCGACGAACAAATGATCCACCTCGCGCATGTGCAACCCACCTCCGCGACCGCCAACAGCAACGTGACCATCGATGTCGAAATCAGCCACAGCAATCCGCTGAACACGTCATCCACTTACATCGCCTACCGCCACAGCACCACGGGCCAATGGCTGACGGTGCCCCTCACCCTGGTCTCCGGAGATGACTGGACCGCCAGCGTGCCCACCCCCGCCTACGGCGAAATCCTCTACTACTACATCCTGGCCACGGACAACACAGCCCGGACAGCAAAGATGCCGCTCTGCGGCGCTGACGATCCCTTGGAACTGCTGGTGGACACCGCCGGCAGCAACACCGCCCCCACCATCGCCCTTCCTGCCAGCTTCACCTTTGCCGAAGACGGCAGTCTGGTGGTGGATTTCAGCCAGTATGTGGATGACGTGGATAGTGATCCTCTCACCCTCAGCTACAGCGGCGATGACCAGGTCAATGTGGCCATCAACGGACTCAGCGTGACCTTCACCGCCGATGCCGACTGGTATGGCACCGACAACATCAGCTTCACGGTCAGCGACGGCACCGACTCCGCCAGCGACAATGTGAACGTGATCGTCACCTCGGTCACCGATCCGGCCGTCATGGTTGTTGCCCCGCTGAGCCTGGCCTACGGCGAGGACGAGGTCGGCAGCACCAGCGTGAAGACCTTCACCATCACCAACACCGGCGAAGCCGCCCTCAACGGCAGCATCACCACCCCCACCGGTTACAGCGTGGCCGAGGCCGGGCGCTCGGAAAGCCTCATCACCGAAGCAGGCGAGAATCTGAAAACAGAACGCAACACCCTCAGCTTCTCCGTGGCCTCCGGCGTGACCGAGACCTACAACCTCACCTTCGCGCCCACCGCGGCCATCGCCTACAACGGCAATGTGACAGTTTCCGGCAACGATCCCGACAATTCGAGCGACCTCATCACCATCACCGGCCTGGGCCATATCACCAACACCGCGCCGACTATCGCTCTGCCCGCCAGCTTCAGCTTCGAAGAAGACGGCAGCCTGGTGGTGGATTTTGGCCAGTATGTGGAAGACGGACAAACCCCGGATTCCGGACTCAGCCTCAGCGTGAGCGGCAACAGCAACGTGACCGTAATCATCGACGGACTCAGCGGCACCTTCAGCGCGCTCGAAAATTGGAACGGAACTGAGACCCTGACTTTCACCATCGGTGACGGGGAACTCTCTTCCAGCGATGACGTGAACGTGATCGTGACCCCGGTCAACGACGTTCCGACCATTGCCCTGCCCGCCAGCTTCAGCTTCGAGGAAGACGGCAGCCTGGTGGTGGATTTCAGCGGCTACGTGATCGATGTGGATGGAGACCCCCTCAACCTCAGCGTGAGCGGCACAAGCAACGTGACTGTAAGCATCGACGAACTCAGCGTCACCTTCGGCGCGCCCGAAAATTGGAACGGAACTGAGACCCTGACTTTCACCATCGGTGACGGAACCCTCTCCGCCAGCGACGCTGTGAGCGTGATCGTGGCCCCGATCAACGACGCGCCCACTATCGCTCTGCCGGAAACCTTCGAGTTCGACCAAAACGGCAGCCTGGTAGTTGATTTCAGCCAATACTTGGATGACATCGACGGAGACGCCCTCAGCCTCAGCAGCAGCGGCAACAGCAACGTGATGGTCAACATCGTCGGCCTCAGCGTAACCTTCACCGCACCCACCGACTGGATCGGCACCGAAACCCTGGCCTTCACGGTCAGCGACGGCAGCGCCAGCGCCCAGGACGAAGCAGACGTCACAGTGATCCTCACCCACCTTGACACACCGATGATCACCTCCATCGTCAAAACCGCCACCGGCATCCAGATCGAGTGGCAGCCTGTGGCCAACGCCAGATCCTACCGTGTGTACCGCAGCTTCGATCCCTACGGGGATTACACGGATTTCCGTGGCACCACGGCCCTCACCGAATTTGTGGACAGCGACATGGATGTGTATCCATACGCGTTCTACAAGATCGTGGCCACGGACCTGGAATACGAAAGCAAATAA
- a CDS encoding T9SS type A sorting domain-containing protein, with translation MKRFALLLFGLGTAVGMLCAQIPLYEISVPPVTVTQSFYDYMNGGYHDLPMAEFSPDLGNGRVMAYHARRGSYSGLRKVYFSYIDAAGQLQTVVDPWQDVDVQMGYASLAWDQSTGKALYSWHESHDADTELEVVFMHEHDPVSFPGIYSDRIPVFDPPSLPAGHENDEFVWPSIKTGPSPNPGMRRVYILGRNRLAAGGVGGNVSENVLIAYADFNAALLDALQPLNWSYTTIPVLDTWHAEADTVVRRMCGSFAVGDDGRIYYAGYHSSYYPDPYEDIYEPDLDVFVCDNYGAGTWQHYSHSSKIPSYNPWNSWLMRHAFYQGEPPNQTAVPDDEIYYSIGSSGHFNLLIDANGVLHFPGLWFLTIGEDSYLNPDLFTVREVAFDPDTQQFAIREVYPVAGTSSDDLWWMPWDTDGNLNYDNWPLNQEQPDMRFQFPFSHWDTEHMAGTMMMIFAYNYLRLTGGGADGSMACLWQDSYKARMYNLHPADSLQYAAYEDDPEIYLALSADQGTHWSEPAVLSGVANPELAGMTPMYVYPSDALLPLATPGLTGDWKRLWLMFLDDHNWGAALPPSHEIDWGNINYMALDLQFPVVSAPPEEIPPVAAPSLTAFPNPFAADCFLEVSLPAKSSASVTVYNLRGQALRHLDCGQLPAGEFRFSWGGRDDQGREVPSGLYLLRLDAGLQSATRRVARIK, from the coding sequence ATGAAACGTTTTGCTTTGCTATTGTTTGGGCTGGGAACTGCTGTGGGAATGCTTTGCGCCCAAATCCCCCTGTATGAGATTTCCGTTCCTCCAGTAACGGTTACCCAGAGCTTTTACGACTACATGAACGGAGGTTATCACGACCTGCCGATGGCGGAATTTTCACCTGACCTGGGCAACGGCCGGGTGATGGCCTATCACGCGCGACGGGGAAGTTACAGCGGTTTACGCAAGGTCTATTTCAGCTACATCGATGCCGCGGGGCAGCTGCAGACGGTGGTGGATCCCTGGCAGGATGTGGATGTGCAGATGGGCTACGCTTCCCTGGCCTGGGACCAAAGCACCGGAAAAGCGCTCTATTCCTGGCACGAGAGCCACGACGCGGACACCGAACTGGAAGTGGTGTTCATGCACGAGCACGATCCCGTGAGTTTTCCCGGCATCTACAGCGACCGGATCCCGGTCTTCGATCCTCCCTCCCTGCCAGCAGGACACGAGAACGACGAGTTTGTCTGGCCCAGCATCAAAACCGGTCCCTCACCCAACCCGGGCATGCGCCGGGTTTACATTCTGGGCAGGAATCGCCTCGCCGCGGGAGGAGTGGGTGGAAATGTTTCCGAGAACGTGCTGATCGCCTACGCGGATTTCAACGCCGCCCTGCTGGACGCGCTGCAGCCGCTGAACTGGTCCTACACCACCATTCCTGTGCTGGATACCTGGCACGCGGAGGCGGATACCGTTGTGCGCAGGATGTGCGGCTCCTTCGCGGTGGGGGATGACGGCCGCATCTATTATGCGGGCTACCATTCTTCTTATTATCCTGATCCCTACGAGGACATCTACGAACCGGACCTCGACGTCTTTGTCTGCGATAACTACGGCGCCGGCACCTGGCAGCATTACAGCCACTCCAGCAAAATTCCCTCCTACAATCCCTGGAATAGCTGGTTGATGCGCCACGCCTTTTACCAGGGCGAGCCGCCAAACCAAACAGCTGTACCGGATGACGAGATCTATTACAGCATTGGCAGTTCCGGGCATTTCAATCTGCTGATCGACGCCAACGGAGTGCTGCATTTTCCCGGGCTTTGGTTCCTGACGATAGGCGAGGATAGCTATCTGAACCCGGATCTGTTCACGGTCAGGGAAGTTGCGTTTGATCCGGACACGCAGCAATTCGCCATCCGCGAGGTCTATCCCGTGGCAGGCACCAGTTCCGACGACCTCTGGTGGATGCCCTGGGATACGGACGGAAACCTGAATTACGACAACTGGCCCCTGAACCAGGAGCAGCCTGACATGCGTTTCCAGTTTCCCTTCAGCCATTGGGACACGGAGCATATGGCCGGAACCATGATGATGATTTTTGCCTACAACTATCTGCGCCTCACCGGAGGCGGAGCAGACGGCAGCATGGCCTGCCTCTGGCAGGACAGCTACAAAGCGCGGATGTACAATCTTCACCCGGCTGATTCTTTGCAGTACGCGGCTTATGAAGACGACCCGGAAATCTATCTGGCGCTGAGCGCGGACCAGGGCACGCATTGGAGCGAGCCGGCGGTGCTGAGCGGGGTGGCAAACCCTGAACTGGCGGGCATGACGCCGATGTATGTATATCCCTCCGACGCTTTGCTGCCTCTGGCCACGCCAGGCCTGACGGGAGACTGGAAGAGACTCTGGCTGATGTTTCTGGATGACCACAACTGGGGCGCGGCGCTGCCGCCCTCGCATGAGATCGATTGGGGAAATATCAACTACATGGCGCTGGATCTGCAGTTCCCTGTTGTTTCCGCGCCTCCGGAGGAGATCCCGCCTGTGGCCGCGCCCAGTCTGACAGCTTTTCCCAATCCCTTTGCCGCTGACTGTTTTTTGGAAGTTTCCCTACCTGCCAAAAGTTCCGCATCTGTTACGGTTTACAATCTGCGGGGCCAGGCGCTGCGGCATCTGGACTGCGGACAATTGCCAGCCGGAGAGTTTCGATTCAGCTGGGGCGGCAGGGATGACCAGGGCCGGGAAGTTCCCTCCGGGCTCTATCTGCTGCGGCTGGACGCTGGTTTGCAAAGCGCGACGCGGCGGGTGGCACGGATCAAATAG
- a CDS encoding phosphotransferase, whose amino-acid sequence MDASNTEKQNGSDLRLMPEALRGALRELYAWDAPPLYFAGGHAWSDGTVYRYSRQGEDRLLKVMPASSERSLASVAERQAWQEWLSLNGVDTAPPLHSEAGSLAVAVNCEGQEYIVYAWRLVPGEQVQLGDPRDCADFYRRWGTLLGKMHRLAKSWPQWRHSACLDASGSPLISREREWEIFHRWFQDDGVRAAWDRMKLALDTLPVTRENHGFLHNDPHPGNILAESGRLILIDFDVANYLWFMVEIAICVYSEYSRVNFHSPWARRDAELDSIFITPFMQGYESENTLTAGEYGRVELFLNYRRCLMFACFYEQIRDNAPEHLARMKQDIIQARKYLPEDNWFARRAAQS is encoded by the coding sequence ATGGATGCCAGCAATACTGAAAAGCAAAATGGATCAGACCTCCGTCTGATGCCGGAAGCGCTGCGCGGGGCTTTGCGCGAACTTTACGCCTGGGACGCCCCACCGCTGTACTTCGCCGGAGGCCACGCCTGGTCGGATGGTACGGTTTACCGCTATTCCCGCCAGGGGGAAGACCGCCTGCTCAAGGTGATGCCCGCAAGTTCTGAACGCTCCCTGGCCAGTGTGGCCGAGCGGCAGGCCTGGCAGGAATGGCTCAGTTTGAATGGCGTGGACACAGCGCCCCCTCTGCATTCGGAGGCCGGCAGCCTGGCCGTGGCCGTTAACTGCGAAGGGCAGGAATACATCGTTTACGCCTGGCGCCTGGTGCCCGGCGAGCAGGTCCAGCTGGGCGACCCGCGCGATTGTGCCGATTTCTACCGGCGTTGGGGCACCCTGTTGGGAAAGATGCACCGCCTGGCCAAAAGCTGGCCCCAGTGGCGGCATTCGGCCTGCCTCGACGCAAGTGGCAGCCCCCTGATCAGCCGGGAGCGCGAATGGGAAATTTTCCACCGCTGGTTTCAGGACGATGGGGTACGCGCCGCCTGGGACAGGATGAAACTCGCGCTGGACACATTGCCCGTCACGCGCGAAAATCACGGTTTCCTGCACAACGACCCCCATCCCGGCAACATCCTCGCTGAAAGCGGCCGCCTCATCCTGATCGATTTCGATGTGGCGAATTATCTCTGGTTCATGGTGGAAATCGCCATCTGCGTTTACAGCGAGTATTCCCGGGTGAATTTCCATTCCCCCTGGGCGCGGCGCGATGCCGAGCTGGACTCCATTTTCATCACCCCCTTCATGCAGGGCTATGAAAGCGAAAACACGCTGACCGCCGGGGAATACGGCCGCGTGGAACTCTTTCTGAACTACCGCCGCTGCCTGATGTTCGCTTGCTTCTATGAACAGATCAGGGATAACGCCCCCGAGCATCTGGCCCGGATGAAGCAGGACATCATCCAAGCCAGGAAATATTTGCCTGAGGACAACTGGTTTGCCCGCCGGGCTGCCCAAAGCTGA